In Malassezia vespertilionis chromosome 7, complete sequence, the following proteins share a genomic window:
- the mrpl8 gene encoding 54S ribosomal protein L8, mitochondrial (EggNog:ENOG503P1YY; BUSCO:EOG09264MZ1; COG:J), with protein MKGLAFRKLSRSSSHRNHLLRNLVTSLLEHERIVTTVAKAKEASRCAEKIITLGKRGTPTAMSSAQSFLFSHQHSLRRVEAMAKRYADRPGGYTRIHLMGHRKGDHAPRAILELVDNPTDVKLDMVARAMAREADIILRRAQKNIPFAELSALLAAQADIPLEHDERFAPLTRKNIAKLVRYRGEKAREQLRAKATHYLERLRAAEHVEGTYRQDTQRWDALELASPSRGRTLMRPMTGKRLLAGALSPETAAQVGQIARVQQPMRGKRGIVVRERTVTTPKPSVVRLAKGIYAKRYVRNSAAPARSCRSD; from the exons ATGAAAGGCCTCGCGTTCCGCAAGCTGAGCCGGTCGTCGTCGCACCGCAACCACTTGCTGCG GAATCTAGTCACCTCTCTTTTGGAGCACGAGCGGATCGTAACGACGGTTGCAAAAGCAAAAGAAGCGTCACGATGCGCTGAAAAAATCATCACGCtgggcaagcgcggcacgccgacCGCCATGTCTAGCGCTCAGTCCTTCCTCTTCTCGCACCAGCactcgctgcgccgcgtggagGCCATGGCGAAGCGCTACGCGGACCGCCCCGGCGGCTATACCCGGATCCACCTGATGGGCCACCGCAAAGGCGACCATGCGCCACGCGCGATTTTGGAGCTTGTGGATAACCCTACCGACGTAAAGCTCGATATGGTAGCGCGTGCtatggcgcgcgaggcggaTATcatcctgcgccgcgcacagaaAAACATCCCGTTCGCCGAACTcagcgcgctcctcgccgccCAAGCCGATATCccgctcgagcacgacgagcgcTTCGCACCGCTCACACGCAAGAACATTGCCAAGCTCGTGCGGTACCGCGGCGagaaagcgcgcgagcagctgcgtgcaaaagcGACGCATTacctcgagcgcctgcgcgccgccgagcacgtCGAGGGCACGTACCGCCAAGATACACAGCGCTGGGACGCACTCGAGCTTGCGAGCCCCAGCCGCGGACGCACGCTGATGCGCCCCATGACGGGCAAGCGCCTCCTTGCCGGCGCACTCAGCCCCGAGACCGCCGCACAAGTCGGGcagatcgcgcgcgtgcagcagccgatgcgcggcaagcgcggcattgtcgtgcgcgagcgaaCCGTCACCACGCCGAAACCAAGCGTCGTGCGCCTCGCAAAAGGCATCTATGCCAAGCGGTACGTGCGcaacagcgccgcgcccgccCGTAGCTGCCGCAGTGATTAG
- the EFT2 gene encoding translation elongation factor 2 (COG:J; EggNog:ENOG503NW98) — MVNFTIEEIRGLMDRPTNIRNMSVIAHVDHGKSTLSDSLVSKAGIIASAKAGDMRFMDTRDDEKERGITIKSTAISMYFPLPKEGLSAIKQPTNGNEFLINLIDSPGHVDFSSEVTAALRVTDGALVVVDAIEGVCVQTETVLRQALGERIKPVVCLNKVDRALLELQVGKEDLYQSFSRTIESVNVVIATYNDPVLGETQVYPENGTVAFASGLHGWAFTLRQFAARYSKKFGVDKEKMMAKLWGDNFFNPKTKKWTTKDVDADGKPLERAFNMFILDPIYRIFESIMNFKKDDTNKLLEKLEIVLTTDEKDLEGKALLKVVMRKFLPAGDALLEMVVINLPSPVTAQRYRVETLYEGPMDDESAIGIRDCDPNGPLMLYVSKMVPTSDKGRFYAFGRIFSGTVRSGPKIRIQGPNYTPGKKDDLFVKSIQRTVLMMGRYIEPIEDCPAGNILGLVGVDQFLLKSGTLTSSETAHNMRVMKFSVSPVVQVAVEVKNANDLPKLVEGLKRLSKSDPCVQSWIAETGEHIVAGAGELHLEICLNDLQNDHAGVPLKISDPVVGYRETVQAESSMTALSKSQNKHNRLYVTAMPMEEDLNREIESGAINPRDDVKIRARHLADKYGWDVTDARKIWCFGPETTGPNLLVDVSKGVQYLNEIKDSCVAAFQWVTKEGCCAEEPVRGVRYNILDVTLHTDAIHRGGGQIIPTARRVCNAAAMLADPGLQEPMYLVEIQCPESGLGGIYSTLNKRRGQVFSEEPRVGTPMVTVKAYLPVMESFGFNGDLRQATGGQAFPQSVFDHWAVMNGIANDKSGKLYELVKALRIRKGLKEDVPELSAYYDKL, encoded by the coding sequence ATGGTGAACTTCACCATTGAAGAGATTCGTGGTCTCATGGACCGGCCCACGAACATCCGTAACATGTCGGTCATTGCCCACGTCGACCACGGCAAGTCGACGCTTTCCGACTCGCTCGTGTCCAAGGCGGGTATCATTGCCAGCGCCAAGGCCGGCGACATGCGTTTTATGGACACTCGCGACGACGAGAAGGAGCGTGGTATTACGATCAAGTCCACTGCCATCTCCATGTACTTTCCCCTCCCCAAGGAAGGGCTCAGCGCGATTAAGCAGCCGACCAACGGCAACGAGTTCTTGATCAACCTGATCGACTCCCCTGGTCACGTCGACTTTTCTTCCGAGGTCACCGCTGCCCTCCGTGTTACGGACGGTGCCCTTGTTGTGGTCGACGCCATTGAGGGTGTGTGTGTGCAGACCGAGactgtgctgcgccaggCACTTGGTGAGCGTATCAAGCCCGTTGTCTGCTTGAACAAGGTcgaccgtgcgctgctcgagctgcaggTTGGCAAGGAAGACCTCTACCAGTCTTTCTCGCGTACCATTGAGTCGGTAAACGTCGTGATTGCCACGTACAACGACCccgtgctcggcgagaCGCAGGTGTACCCCGAGAACGGCACTGTGGCCTTTGCCTCGGGCCTCCACGGCTGGGCGTTTACCCTCCGTCAATTTGCCGCACGCTACTCCAAGAAGTTTGGTGTGGACAAGGAGAAGATGATGGCCAAGCTGTGGGGAGACAACTTCTTCAACCCCAAGACGAAAAAGTGGACCACCAAGGACGTGGACGCGGACGGGAAgccgctcgagcgcgcttTTAACATGTTTATTCTCGACCCGATCTACCGCATCTTTGAGTCGATTATGAACTTTAAGAAGGACGACACGAACAAGCTTTTGGAAAAGCTCGAGATTGTGCTCACCACCGACGAAAAAGACCTCGAGGGCAAAGCGCTCCTCAAGGTTGTCATGCGCAAGTTTTTGCCCGccggcgatgcactgctcgagATGGTTGTGATCAACCTTCCCTCGCCCGTTACTGCACAGCGCTACCGTGTCGAGACGCTCTACGAGGGCCCCATGGATGACGAGAGTGCGATTGGTATCCGCGACTGTGACCCCAACGGCCCGCTGATGCTCTACGTCTCCAAGATGGTGCCGACCTCGGACAAGGGCCGCTTTTACGCCTTTGGCCGTATCTTCTCCGGTACCGTCCGCTCCGGCCCCAAGATCCGTATCCAGGGCCCGAACTACACGCCCGGCAAGAAGGACGACCTTTTCGTCAAGTCCATCCAACGCACTGTGCTCATGATGGGCCGCTACATTGAGCCCATTGAGGACTGCCCCGCGGGCAACATTCTCGGTCTCGTCGGTGTCGACCAGTTCTTGCTCAAGTCGGGTACGCTTACCTCCTCCGAGACTGCGCACAACATGCGAGTCATGAAGTTCTCCGTCTCGCCCGTCGTGCAGGTCGCCGTCGAGGTCAAGAACGCCAACGACCTGCCCAAGCTGGTCGAGGGTCTCAAGCGTCTCTCCAAGTCGGACCCCTGTGTCCAGTCCTGGATTGCCGAGACCGGCGAGCACATTGTCGCGGGCGCCGGTGAGCTGCATCTCGAGATTTGCCTCAACGACCTCCAGAACGACCACGCCGGTGTCCCGCTCAAGATCTCGGACCCCGTCGTGGGCTACCGCGAGACTGTCCAGGCCGAGTCGAGCATGACTGCCCTCTCCAAGTCGCAGAACAAACACAACCGTCTTTACGTCACTGCCATGCCCATGGAGGAGGATTTGAACCGCGAGATTGAGTCCGGCGCGATCAACCCGCGCGACGATGTCAAGATACGTGCGCGCCACCTCGCCGACAAGTACGGCTGGGACGTGACCGACGCACGTAAGATTTGGTGCTTTGGTCCGGAGACGACAGGACCGAATTTGCTGGTCGATGTCAGCAAGGGTGTGCAGTACCTCAACGAAATCAAGGACTCGTGTGTCGCCGCCTTCCAGTGGGTCACCAAGGAGGGCTGCTGTGCCGAGGAGCCCGTTCGTGGCGTGCGCTACAACATCCTCGATGTCACGCTCCACACCGACGCAATCCACCGCGGCGGTGGCCAGATTATCCCgactgcgcgccgtgtgtGCAACGCCGCAGCGATGCTTGCCGACCCTGGTCTCCAGGAGCCCATGTACCTTGTCGAGATCCAGTGCCCCGAGTCTGGTCTCGGTGGCATTTACTCCACGCTCAACAAGCGCCGTGGCCAAGTCTTTAGCGAGGAGCCGCGTGTCGGTACGCCGATGGTCACCGTCAAGGCCTACCTTCCCGTCATGGAGTCGTTTGGCTTCAACGGTGACTTGCGTCAGGCAACAGGTGGCCAGGCATTCCCCCAGAGTGTCTTTGACCACTGGGCGGTGATGAACGGTATTGCGAACGACAAGTCTGGCAAGCTCTACGAGCTCgtcaaggcgctgcgtATTCGCAAGGGCCTCAAGGAGGACGTCCCGGAGCTGAGCGCGTACTACGACAAGCTCTAA
- a CDS encoding uncharacterized protein (EggNog:ENOG503NWWH; COG:B; BUSCO:EOG09260J97): MPPKPVQLPAKEKGLFARLIQEYESRKYKPALKSADAILKRVPYHAETLAIKGLVLASMHRRAEGLKLAKESLRLNLMSFICWHTLGIIHRMERNYEESLKCYTQALRIEGGNINLVRESAYMYMQLRQYAPLIEARLSLLRVQPYLRVNWIGLAVAHDVAGSKKQAARVLAAYESAVRDLLPHDYEFSEVVLYHVSILLQLDESAEALALLDAKKDVLYDRPAQDAMRAAALEKMGRIADADAVLYALVEWNPENKNTVRSLLALRTAHAEDSAAASLAHLATLQAAFPRSSAMQRLALDFAQGDAFTQCARAYIESALVKNIPSLFSDVKPLYKDAAKQHAIERIVASFLAANEPASGALPSNFLWAMSFMAYHYSYTGAHAKALQYIDSILVHTPTMPELHMTRARILKRAGALHAAADAMEDARLLDGQDRYLNTKAAKYLLRVNRIAEATKIMQCFTRQDASDPIADLVDMQATGYLVEDADAHRRSGNDALALKRYVQVDRILQDIYDDQLDFHSYCMRKMTLRSYADTVRFEDSLFSQPIYSRAATGAIGMYVKLHDRNVAGAPVPVQEAQEAQKAQEAQEAEDIDEDHPPKDTDPNGILLAATHTPLLDAHAYITKLQSAAPHAITTWLSTLDVALREQKWMLALRAFAMAHALDSADPQLHVRLLQFRQVALPENVQRAVDRLARHIPALAQPLDTVQTEYLQRDATTASRLLGAAQGIYTLKGTDGIPEAAHLVLGMTRPAMHASFAELGEAQAFLHQMQSRGALPCDADISTFQASACALWPMADAFQPAAALQRAAEDRALQRRAWYTPT; the protein is encoded by the coding sequence atgccgcccaaGCCAGTGCAGCTGCCAGCGAAGGAAAAAGGATTGTTTGCACGGCTCATCCAGGAGTATGAGTCGCGCAAGTACAAGCCTGCGCTCAAGAGCGCAGATGCGATCCTGAAGCGCGTGCCGTACCATGCAGAGACGCTCGCAATCAAGGGATTGGTGCTGGCGtcgatgcaccgccgcgcagaaGGCCTCAAACTTGCCAAGGAAAGCTTGCGGCTCAATTTGATGAGCTTCATTTGCTGGCACACGCTCGGTATCATTCACCGCATGGAGCGCAACTACGAAGAGTCGCTCAAGTGCTACAcccaggcgctgcgcatcgaaGGCGGAAACATTAACCTCGTGCGCGAATCAGCGTACATGTacatgcagctgcgccagtATGCACCGCTGATTGAGGCGCGTCtctcgctgctgcgtgtACAGCCGTATTTGCGCGTGAATTGGATCGGGCTCGCTGTCGCACACGACGTCGCAGGCAGTAAAAAgcaggccgcgcgcgtgttGGCTGCGTACGaaagcgccgtgcgcgatcTTTTGCCGCACGACTACGAGTTCAGCGAGGTGGTCCTGTACCATGTATCCATCCTGCTCCAGCTGGATGAGtctgccgaggcgctcgcgctcctggaCGCTAAAAAAGACGTGCTGTACGATCGCCCCGCGCAGGACGCAAtgcgtgctgcggcgctggaaaagaTGGGCAGGATTGCCGACGCTGACGCGGTGCTTTATGCACTTGTCGAGTGGAACCCAGAGAACAAAAACACCGTGCGCAGccttcttgcgctgcgcaccgcacacgccgaggacagcgccgcggcgtcgcttgcgcaccttgccACGCTGCAGGCCGCATTCCCTCGTTCCAGtgcaatgcagcgccttgcacTGGATTTTGCCCAGGGCGATGCGTTTACCCAGTGCGCCCGTGCGTACATCGAGTCCGCGCTGGTAAAAAACATCCCTTCGCTGTTTAGCGACGTGAAGCCGCTGTACAAAGACGCTGCAAAACAGCACGCCATCGAGCGCATTGTCGCGTCATTCTTGGCCGCAAACGAGCCCGCAAGCGGAGCGCTTCCCTCCAACTTTTTGTGGGCCATGTCTTTTATGGCCTACCACTACTCGTAcaccggcgcgcacgcaaaagcACTGCAGTACATCGACAGCATTCTTGTGCACACGCCGACGATGCCAGAGCTGCATATGACACGCGCGCGGATTTTGAAACGCGCGGGTGCGCTtcacgcggcggcggatGCCATGGAAgacgcgcgcctgctcgaTGGCCAGGACCGGTACTTGAACACAAAGGCGGCCAAGTACCTCTTGCGTGTGAACAGAATTGCAGAGGCCACCAAGATCATGCAGTGCTTCACTCGCCAAGATGCGTCGGATCCCATTGCGGACCTGGTAGACATGCAAGCGACGGGCTACCTCGTCGAAGACGCCGACGCACACCGCCGCTCGGGcaacgatgcgctcgcccTCAAGCGCTATGTACAGGTGGACAGGATTCTGCAGGATATCTACGACGACCAGCTCGACTTTCACAGCTACTGTATGCGCAAAATGACGCTGCGTTCGTATGCAGACACGGTCCGCTTTGAAGACTCGCTCTTTTCGCAGCCCATCTACagccgcgcggcgaccgGTGCGATCGGCATGTACGTCAAGCTGCACGATAGAAACGTCGCCggtgcgcctgtgcccgtgcaggaagcgcaggaggcgcagaaagcgcaagaggcgcaggaAGCAGAGGACATCGACGAGGACCACCCGCCCAAAGACACGGACCCCAACGGCATCCTGCTCGCAGCCACGCACACGCCCCTCCTCGATGCCCACGCCTACATTACCAAgctgcagagcgccgcgccgcacgcgatCACCACCTGGCTCAGCACCCTGGACGTGGCGCTCCGCGAGCAGAAATGgatgcttgcgctgcgtgcattcgcaatggcgcacgcgctggacagTGCGGATCCGCAGCTGCACGTCCGCCTCCTCCAGTTCCGGCAAGTAGCGCTGCCCGAAaatgtgcagcgcgccgtcgacAGGCTTGCGCGTCACATTcccgcgctcgcgcagccgcTCGACACCGTCCAAACCGAGtatttgcagcgcgacgcaaccACGGCGTCGCGTCTGctgggcgccgcacagGGCATCTACACACTAAAGGGCACCGACGGCATCCCCGAAGCCGCACACCTCGTCCTGGGCATGACGCGGCCTGCGATGCACGCCTCcttcgccgagctcggcgaagcgcaagcgttTTTGCACCAGATGcaatcgcgcggcgccttgcCGTGCGATGCCGACATTTCCACGTTCCAGGCCTCTGCATGCGCCTTGTGGCCCATGGCCGATGCATTCCAGCCCGCCGCcgctctgcagcgcgccgccgaggaccgcgcgctgcagcgccgtgcctGGTACACGCCCACGTAG
- the SCH9 gene encoding non-specific serine/threonine protein kinase (COG:T; EggNog:ENOG503NUBB), whose product MTGVSMQQDVHGLLDQDTPRIGIERDPFDALDRSSLIERGSTPNPLLTPGPGHAQVPSSLIGVPTTSVSRVAPDFTMKLPPPKPKSSADATMDRSASTSSIGYLHVQLLEARRLPVSSIETSRPFVVVQFDMNEYVGDSFDGAADADSSQPRWHHAITFDVTSRNQIAYVSVYDRQGTQETLLGLCEIRPRLIHRSTAKQWYTLYTHGDESGEASETRGEILIQMSYERVAQHRLGTADFEFLKLIGRGTFGRVFQVRKRDTKRIYAMKVLSKREIAMKKEVTHTMGERKILEQSLLCPFLVGLKFSFQSESELFFVTDYKSGGELFWHLQREGRFTEARARFYIAELTLALEHLHKYNIVYRDLKPENILLDATGHVALCDFGLSKADLQAGQLTNTFCGTTEYLAPEILLDETGYSKLVDFWSLGVLLFEMCCGWSPFYADDTQQMYRNICFGKIKFPRGAIGDEGKQFVKGLLNRNPRHRLGAHADAQDLKNHAFFASIDWDALARKQIPPVFKPLVVSDECVANFDPEFTESSVAEIAKLAETAESLAVSKGDSVMRAPPMTHSKSVAIGERSVNEAAEPLSRSVQEKFRGFSYTGTYDGVESVGLERFGAVDWGTEDAATEEEWTEEAMAKLQLQA is encoded by the coding sequence ATGACGGGAGTGTCCATGCAGCAGGATGTACATGGGCTGCTAGACCAAGATACGCCACGCATTGGCATAGAGCGAGATCCgttcgatgcgctcgaccgCTCCTCGCTCATTGAGCGCGGCAGCACGCCGAACCCACTCTTGACGCCGGGCCCGGGCCATGCGCAGGTGCCCTCGTCGCTGATTGGTGTGCCGACGACCAGTGTGTCGCGTGTAGCTCCTGATTTTACGATGAagctgccgccgccgaagcCCAAATCGAGTGCCGATGCAACGATGGACCGGAGCGCGAGCACTTCGTCGATTGGATACCTGCATGTCCAGCTTCTGGAAGCGCGGAGACTGCCTGTATCGAGCATCGAGACCTCGCGCCCGTTTGTTGTGGTGCAGTTCGACATGAATGAGTATGTGGGCGATAGTTTTGACGGTGCTGCGGATGCAGACAGCTCGCAGCCCCGCTGGCACCATGCGATCACCTTTGATGTCACATCGCGCAATCAGATTGCGTACGTGAGTGTGTACGACCGCCAGGGCACGCAAGAgacgctgcttggcctGTGCGAAATCAGACCGCGCCTCATTCACCGCTCCACCGCCAAACAGTGGTACACTCTGTATACCCACGGCGACGAGTCAGGCGAGGCGTCGGAAACGCGCGGGGAGATTTTGATCCAGATGTCGTACGAGcgcgttgcgcagcaccgcctcGGCACCGCAGACTTTGAATTTTTAAAGCTCATTGGCCGCGGCACCTTTGGCCGGGTCTTCCAGGTGCGCAAACGCGACACGAAACGCATCTACGCCATGAAGGTGCTTTCCAAGCGCGAGATTGCGATGAAGAAAGAAGTCACACATACCAtgggcgagcgcaagaTTCTCGAGCAGAGTCTCTTGTGCCCGTTCCTCGTGGGGCTCAAGTTCAGCTTCCAGTCCGAGTCGGAGCTTTTTTTTGTCACGGACTACAAGTCGGGTGGCGAGCTCTTTTGGcacctgcagcgcgagggGCGATTCAccgaggcgcgtgcgcggttttacattgccgagcttaccctcgcgctggagcacCTGCACAAGTACAATATTGTCTACCGCGACCTCAAGCCCGAAAACATCTTGCTCGACGCCACCGGGCACGTCGCACTCTGCGATTTTGGGCTCAGCAAGGCCGATCTGCAGGCAGGGCAGCTTACCAACACCTTTTGCGGCACCACCGAGTACCTCGCGCCCGAAATTTTGCTGGACGAGACGGGGTACAGCAAGCTGGTTGATTTCTGGAgcctcggcgtgctctTGTTTGAAATGTGCTGTGGATGGTCGCCGTTTTATGCCGACGATACGCAGCAGATGTACCGCAACATTTGCTTTGGCAAAATCAAGtttccgcgcggcgccattgGCGACGAGGGAAAGCAGTTTGTCAAAGGGCTCTTGAACAGGAACCCGCGGCACAgactcggcgcgcatgcagACGCCCAGGATTTGAAGAACCATGCTTTTTTCGCGAGCATCGACTgggatgcgcttgcgcgaaAACAAATCCCGCCCGTATTCAAGCCCCTTGTCGTGTCGGACGAGTGCGTGGCCAACTTTGACCCAGAGTTCACAGAGTCGAGCGTCGCGGAGATTGCCAAGCTTGCGGAGACTGCCGAGTCACTGGCCGTGTCCAAGGGCGACTCGGtcatgcgtgcgccgccaatgACGCACAGCAAGAGCGTCGCGATCGGCGAGCGAAGTGTGAACGAGGCCGCGGAGCCGCTCTCGCGTAGCGTACAGGAAAAGTTCCGTGGGTTCAGCTATACGGGGACGTATGACGGCGTGGAGAGTGTAgggctcgagcgcttcggTGCCGTCGATTGGGGCACAGAAGATGCCGCTACGGAGGAGGAGTGGACGGAGGAGGCAATGGCCAAGCTGCAATTGCAGGCGTGA
- the ACP2 gene encoding mitochondrial acyl carrier protein (EggNog:ENOG503P3WN; COG:I), giving the protein MLAAALKMIPRTMRAAPAIARAAPTARMQFARTPMAAPTLARTYASGGGLTNDEIRTRIEEVLKSFEKVDPAKVTPTASFTADLGLDSLDAVEVVMAIEEEFNIVRRAPLLTPQEIPDVDADNITNVQQAIDYISHTSDGAFPEILTEAI; this is encoded by the coding sequence atgcttgccgcggcCCTGAAGATGATCCCTCGCACtatgcgcgctgcgcctgctattgcgcgtgctgctcCGACAGCGCGCATGCAGTTTGCACGCACTCCAATGGCGGCTCCCACACtcgcgcgcacgtacgCGAGTGGGGGCGGCCTCACAAACGACGAAATTCGCACGCGTATTGAAGAAGTGCTCAAGAGCTTTGAAAAGGTCGACCCTGCCAAGGTGACGCCCACTGCCTCTTTCACGGCCGATCTTGGACTCGACTCGCTTGATGCCGTCGAGGTCGTGATGGCGATTGAGGAGGAGTTCAACATTGTACGTCGTGCACCTTTGCTTACACCACAGGAAATTCCCGACGTCGACGCAGACAACATTACCAATGTGCAGCAGGCGATTGACTACATCTCACACACCTCTGACGGTGCGTTCCCCGAAATACTGACGGAAGCGATTTAA
- a CDS encoding uncharacterized protein (COG:O; EggNog:ENOG503P4NE) — MHMLGEDTHSNDVEVTWEDQERINKFSRLHAALADVEEEMQVRRTEREELEDLGLEIELLDDDTVLCVCVC, encoded by the exons ATGCACATG CTGGGCGAGGACACACACAGTAACGATGTCGAGGTGACGTGGGAGGATCAGGAGCGGATCAACAAGTTCAGTCGGCTGCATGCGGCACTCGCGGACGTCGAGGAGGAGATGCAAGTGCGGCGGacggagcgcgaggagctcgaggaCTTGGGGCTGGAgatcgagctgctcgacgacgaTACGGTcttgtgtgtgtgtgtATGCTAA